In a single window of the Gadus macrocephalus chromosome 6, ASM3116895v1 genome:
- the loxhd1b gene encoding lipoxygenase homology domain-containing protein 1 isoform X2 produces MPGVKKKTAGQRPTEETKEVDDADTEDYQQEPKGRSKQVTEAEDAGSSKKVRRKKKKKSVRESDGEEGSSSAASGIADVRSSSRNKKGNRKKKEKSSDEGSSSVDEDSSHIDGAKDKRRAGKLPDVIPTAKRATKKKPSVRDDDMGSKDKKSKKDSEKEEEAPEEESKKKKKDKKTKKDKDSDGEDTKKGKGKKKKVENYVEIYENEVRNYEPDSVENYEDEYHKKKVYEVVTITGDEKGAGTDANIFVSLFGSYGITPKVHLASKSRTAFERGKTDVFRIRTHNVGPLKKIRIEHDNTGLSASWYLDRVVITDVIRPHLRYYFPCNNWLSKEEGDSLYVRDLLGSSDPMEMPKYNKYIVSVFTTDLKGSGTDADVFLNIFGEFGDTGERRLDNDKDNFEKGSEDKFTLDAPNLGKVRKITIGHNNKGSSAGWALDKVVLDDLGNKMVYEFPVNRWFAMDEDDGKIQRDILIGGSQPTGIVYNVQVVTGNIRGAGTNSKINIVMHGTKGAKNSGKVFLEGGKFERALTDIFTVEVAALLSPLSRVTIGHDNGGVSSGWYCEKVVVFCPFTGIEQTFPCSKWLDEKEGDGLIERELYEMVSLRQKRQKKHPWSLWIWTSDIPNSGTDADISFQIYGTQGKSDEIRLDNQSDNFEQGQLDKFMVELPDLGRITKFRIWHEKRNPFAGWHLSKATIMKTLTKEKYSFPCERWLDTNEDDQEVVRELPATGETIAEPLPLIKYRVTVCTGTVGGSGTDASVFLNLIGDQGDSGDRQLVVCKNNANKFEKGSMDEFIVEAVSLGQVQRVRIGHDGRGGGCGWFLDKVLVREEGQAESQAEVFLCNRWLDRNEDDGQIVRELVPFADGPRLYNVGYHIAVKTGSIPGSSSDSKVFVKLYGEKGDTSRMMLEVSDNNLGNYFETARIDIFTVETFDIGQINRLMIGHTNEGMRAGWFLDSVQIMVPNHGKHYMFPSHRWLCRDEADGKTEVEIYPSEILDSEQLINYEVTVVTGDVSFAGTNAIVVIQIYGEQGKTEIITLESRSNNYERNATEIFRTEAKDVGKIFKIRISHDGQGMGSGWFLETVDVKRLIMAMVSVPKKKEDKKEKKKKKKKKDEEEEEEMEERLQPVVQSCHFPCSRWLAAGEEDGELVVELLPEDADELEENTYEVSVFTGDTLGAGTDAKVYINIYGENGDTGERYLKKSNILNKFERAKEDMFTVTAVDLGTLKKLRIRHDNKSSYSSWYLDRVEIMDTKEDITYYFPCNRWLAVDEDDGQIARELVPVDEAFMKRNDDDDEDSGTALGLEQKSMSTTYTIKVKTGDKKYAGTDANVFAILFGENDDTGIINLKACKHYKNKFEQGMINEFTVEAVDLGDLEKLRMGHDNSGGSTGWFLDWVEIDAPSQGQRLRFPCGRWLDKGEDDGAIVRDLFPAELQTELYTPFVPYEIKIFTSDVFCAGTDADVFIVLYGGKGVCTQQKHLCVNKRERRLYFERAAEDMFIVELEDIGDVIEKIRIGHDNQGTNPGWHLDRAEIRRQLRKGKGSETTIFPCECWLAKSEEDGETIRELVPSDIITEKLLRDGTLKSTEIEVEDALETHEYKVSVRTGDMYGAGTDANVFLTIYGDLGDTGERKLSKSEGNSNKFERGEVDRFTIEAVDLGQVFKIRIRHDNSNMGADWNLDQVEVTDTETEEVYMFLCERWLSMKKEDKRIDRTFFVKGYEGDRNTDPNSQKTAAAKPGLDRNANKKKKKKKQAVVEEGPIIPYHFTLSTGMDRDAGTTARAYVIILGPGEVETDRLWLDLPKEKTCFAPGTMENFVCYGADVGDLKRVELGHNGATPESCWLVDELAVAVPTKGIKYIFPCKCWLAKDRGDGLTTRLFNVLDSSTINIIRKVVYVTTLVTGDTQYAGTDTNIFLTVFGANGSTEEMLLPKAGDRFERGQEDTFNVEIDDIAPLKKIRLRVDGTGSRPDWFLDNVQMRNPITEDLYTFTYENWLSKTNGPKRTQVCELAAVVDEEEMVERTTYTITVATSDVGGAGTDANVFLIVFGEYGDTGLLALKESGARNKFERKMKDVFRFPDMLSLGELSKIRVWHDNKGPGSGWHLEYVDVKDDTMEETFRFPCDRWLAKGRDDGQIMRELACANNDMVDLNEKTKYEIATTTANTDHADTTENAFIVLEGKKARSKEFVMENKKKKFLCGATDTFEFSSKHLGEIAGISIGHITKEGKKVKGEAFWHVMEVVVTEKELGNKYFFHCDARIPLAAKKDQFQTFESYKSIESFASKVRNLVPVRYEIIVMTGDVKEAGTDANVFITIYGVNGDSGQRQLRQKFRNLFERGHTDRFVLEMLDMGELLRVTVEHNNSGSAAGWFLECVEVTNTANSVTTIFQCGKWLDVTKADGQIQRVLYPKY; encoded by the exons ATGCCGggggtaaaaaagaaaaccgcaGGCCAGAGGCCAACGGAGGAAACCAAAGAGGTGGATGACGCCGACACTGAGGATTACCAACAGGAGCCCAAGGGGAGAAGTAAGCAGGTCACCGAAGCAGAGGATGCTGGGAGTTCCAagaaggtgaggaggaagaaaaagaaaaagtcggtgagagagagcgatggcgAGGAGGGCAGCAGTTCGGCTGCGTCAGGGATCGCCGATGTGAGGAGCAGCTCGCGGAACAAAAAAGGAAACcgcaagaagaaggagaaaagtaGTGATGAGGGTTCAAGCAGTGTGGATGAGGACAGCAGCCACATCGATGGAGCCAAAGACAAGAGGAGGGCAGGGAAGCTCCCCGATGTGATCCCCACGGCAAAGAGAGCGACCAAAAAGAAGCCATCGGTCAGGGACGACGACATGGGCTCTAAGGACAAGAAGTCCAAGAAGGActcggagaaggaggaagaggcgcCCGAGGAGGagagcaagaagaagaagaaggacaagAAGACCAAGAAGGATAAGGACAGTGATGGCGAGGACACGAAGAAGGGCAAaggcaagaagaagaaggtggagaATTACGTGGAGATCTATGAGAACGAGGTGCGGAACTACGAGCCCGACAGTGTGGAGAACTACGAGGATGAGTACCACAAAAAGAAAG TGTATGAGGTGGTGACCATAACTGGGGACGAGAAAGGAGCCGGCACTGACGCCAACATCTTTGTCAGCTTGTTCGGTAGCTATGGCATCACGCCCAAGGTGCACCTGGCCAGCAA GAGCCGGACTGCATTTGAGAGGGGCAAGACGGATGTTTTTAGAATCCGAACCCACAATGTTGGACCTCTGAAAAAGATAAG GATCGAGCATGACAACACCGGTCTGAGTGCCAGCTGGTACCTGGACAGAGTGGTGATCACAGACGTGATTAGACCCCACCTCAGGTACTACTTCCCCTGCAACAACTGGCTCAGTAAGGAGGAGGGCGACAGCCTTTACGTCAGAGACCTGCTGGGCAGCAGCGACCCCATGGAGATGCCCAAAT ATAATAAGTATATAGTGTCTGTATTCACGACGGATCTGAAGGGCAGTGGGACAGATGCTGATGTCTTCCTCAACATCTTTGGGGAGTTTGGGGATACAG GGGAAAGGCGGCTGGACAATGACAAAGATAACTTTGAGAAGGGCTCAGAGGACAAGTTCACACTAGATGCGCCGAATCTAGGCAAAGTGAGGAAGATAACCATTGGCCACAACAACAAAGGCTCATCGGCTGGATGGGCTCTAGATAAG GTGGTTTTGGATGACCTTGGGAACAAAATGGTGTACGAATTCCCAGTGAACCGTTGGTTTGCCATGGACGAGGATGACGGCAAAATACAGAGAGACATTCTTATCGGGGGGAGCCAGCCCACTG GCATTGTGTACAACGTCCAGGTCGTGACGGGCAACATCCGGGGTGCCGGAACCAACTCCAAGATTAACATTGTGATGCACGGCACCAAAGGCGCCAAAAACAGCGGCAAG GTGTTCTTGGAGGGGGGTAAGTTTGAGCGTGCcctgacggacatcttcaccgTAGAGGTGGCTGCTCTGCTCAGCCCCCTCAGCCGGGTCACCATTGGACACGACAACGGAGGAGTCAGCTCTGGGTGGTACTGCGAGAAG GTGGTGGTCTTCTGTCCCTTCACTGGGATAGAGCAGACGTTCCCTTGCAGCAAGTGGCTGGACGAGAAGGAGGGGGACGGCCTCATAGAGAGGGAGCTGTACGAAATGGTCTCGCTGAGGCAGAAGAGACAGAAGA AACACCCGTGGTCTTTGTGGATCTGGACTTCGGATATACCAAACTCGGGCACGGACGCAGACATCTCCTTCCAGATCTACGGGACACAGGGCAAGTCGGACGAAATAAGGCTGGACAACCAATCCGACAACTTCGAGCAGGGCCAACTGGACAAGTTCATG GTGGAACTCCCTGACCTCGGGAGGATCACCAAGTTTCGCATCTGGCATGAGAAGAGAAATCCATTTGCCGGGTGGCATCTCAGTAAG GCAACGATCATGAAGACGTTAACAAAGGAGAAGTACTCATTTCCTTGCGAGCGATGGCTGGACACCAACGAGGACGACCAGGAGGTGGTCCGGGAGTTACCCGCCACCGGGGAAACCATCGCTGAACCCCTGCCCC TGATCAAGTACAGAGTGACGGTGTGCACGGGCACGGTGGGCGGCAGCGGCACAGACGCCTCGGTGTTCCTCAACCTGATCGGGGACCAGGGCGACAGCGGCGATCGGCAGCTGGTCGTCTGCAAAAACAACGCCAACAAGTTCGAGAAGGGCAGC ATGGATGAGTTCATCGTCGAGGCGGTGTCCCTGGGGCAGGTGCAGCGCGTGAGGATAGGGCACGACGGCCGGGGCGGGGGCTGTGGCTGGTTCCTGGATAAGGTCCTGGTCCgggaggagggccaggctgAGTCTCAGGCTGAGGTGTTCCTATGTAACAG GTGGCTTGATCGTAATGAGGATGATGGACAGATCGTTAGAGAGCTAGTGCCCTTCGCTGATGGCCCACGTCTTTACA ACGTGGGCTACCACATTGCGGTGAAGACCGGCAGCATCCCCGGGAGCAGCTCTGACTCCAAGGTGTTCGTGAAGCTCTACGGGGAGAAGGGCGACACCAGCAGGATGATGCTGGAGGTCTCAGACAACAACCTGGGGAACTACTTTGAGACGGCCCGCATTGACATCTTCACCGTGGAGACCTTCGACATCGGACAG ATCAACCGTCTTATGATCGGCCACACCAACGAGGGCATGCGCGCAGGCTGGTTCCTGGACAGTGTTCAGATCATGGTTCCCAACCACGGCAAACACTACATGTTCCCCAGCCACCGCTGGCTGTGCAGGGATGAGGCGGACGGCAAGACAGAGGTGGAGATCTATCCAAGCGAAATCCTGGACAGCGAACAAT TAATTAACTATGAGGTAACAGTAGTCACTGGAGATGTGTCGTTTGCTGGCACCAACGCCATAGTGGTCATCCAGATCTACGGGGAACAGGGAAAGACAGAGATCATTACCCTGGAAAGCAGATCCAACAACTATGAACGCAACGCCACCGAAATATTTAGG ACAGAGGCCAAAGACGTGGGGAAGATCTTCAAGATCCGTATCAGCCACGACGGCCAGGGCATGGGGTCGGGCTGGTTCCTGGAGACTGTGGACGTCAAGCGGCTCATCATGGCCATGGTGTCCGTCCCCAAGAAAAAGGAGGacaagaaagagaagaagaaaaagaagaagaagaaggacgaggaggaggaggaggagatggaggagaggctgCAGCCGGTGGTGCAGTCCTGCCACTTCCCCTGCTCCCGGTGGCTGGCcgcgggggaggaggacggggagctggtggtggagcttCTGCCTGAGGATGCGGATGAGCTGGAAG AAAACACGTACGAAGTGAGCGTGTTCACAGGGGACACGCTCGGAGCGGGAACCGACGCCAAGGTCTACATCAATATTTACGGCGAGAACGGAGACACCGGAGAGCGCTATCTGAAAAAGTCGAACATCCTCAACAAGTTTGAGAGAGCGAAG GAAGACATGTTCACCGTGACAGCTGTGGACCTGGGGACTCTGAAAAAGCTCCGCATTCGCCATGACAACAAAAGCTCCTATTCTTCATGGTACCTGGACCGTGTAGAGATCATGGACACCAAGGAGGACATAAC GTACTACTTCCCCTGTAACCGCTGGCTGGCCGTGGACGAGGACGACGGGCAGATTGCCAGGGAGCTGGTGCCCGTGGACGAGGCCTTCATGAAGAGGaacgacgatgacgacgaggactCAGGCACCGCCCTGGGGCTAGAGCAGAAAT CAATGTCCACAACATACACTATTAAGGTGAAAACTGGGGATAAGAAATATGCAGGAACCGATGCCAATGTCTTCGCAATCCTATTTGGAGAAAATGACGACACAG GGATAATCAATCTTAAAGCGTGTAAACATTATAAGAATAAATTTGAGCAAGGGATGATCAACGAGTTCACCGTGGAAGCAGTGGACCTCGGAGATCTGGAGAAGCTCCGCATGGGCCATGACAATTCTG GTGGTTCAACCGGTTGGTTTTTGGACTGGGTGGAGATAGACGCCCCCTCACAGGGTCAAAGACTCAGATTCCCATGTGGCCGTTGGCTGGATAAAGGAGAGGATGATGGGGCCATCGTGAGGGATCTGTTCCCTGCTGAATTACAAACAGAACTGTACACgccat TTGTGCCTTATGAGATAAAGATTTTCACCAGCGACGTGTTTTGCGCGGGGACGGACGCTGACGTGTTCATTGTCCTGTACGGTGGCAAGGGCGTCTGCACACAGCAGAAACACCTCTGTGTcaacaagagggagagacggctGTACTTTGAGAGAGCAGCAGAAGACATGTTCATTGTGGAG CTGGAGGATATTGGAGATGTAATAGAGAAGATCAGGATCGGTCATGATAACCAGGGCACCAACCCAGGATGGCACCTTGACAGAGCGGAAATCAGGCGGCAGCTCAGGAAAGGAAAG GGGTCTGAAACAACCATCTTCCCGTGTGAATGCTGGCTAGCCAAGTCTGAGGAGGACGGCGAGACAATCAGGGAGCTGGTCCCATCTGACATCATCACGGAGAAACTCCTGAGGGACGGAACGCTGAAAAGCACAGAGATCGAGGTGGAAGACGCCCTGGAGA CTCACGAATACAAGGTTTCCGTGCGTACTGGGGATATGTACGGCGCAGGAACTGATGCCAACGTCTTCCTCACCATCTACGGAGACCTGGGAGACACCGGAGAACGCAAACTCAGCAAGTCAGAAGGCAACAGCAACAAATTTGAACGAGGAGAA GTAGACAGGTTCACCATCGAGGCAGTCGACCTGGGCCAGGTGTTTAAGATCCGCATTCGCCATGACAACTCCAACATGGGGGCGGACTGGAACCTGGACCAGGTGGAGGTGACGGACACGGAGACGGAGGAGGTGTACATGTTCCTGTGTGAGCGCTGGCTGTCCATGAAGAAGGAGGACAAACGCATCGACCGCACCTTCTTTGTCAAG GGATACGAGGGGGACAGAAACACTGACCCAAACTCCCAGAAGACGGCCGCGGCAAAACCGGGGCTGGACAGAAATGCcaacaagaagaaaaagaagaagaagcaggcgGTTGTGGAGGAGGGACCAA TCATTCCATATCACTTCACCCTGTCCACGGGGATGGACCGTGATGCCGGCACCACGGCCCGAGCCTACGTCATCATTCTGGGACCGGGTGAGGTGGAGACGGACCGGCTGTGGCTGGACCTGCCCAAGGAGAAGACATGCTTTGCGCCTGGCACCATGGAGAACTTTGTATGCTATGGGGCTGACGTCGGCGACCTGAAGAGGGTTGAG CTGGGACACAACGGGGCCACTCCAGAGAGCTGCTGGCTGGTGGACGAGTTGGCGGTAGCCGTGCCAACCAAAGGTATCAAGTACATCTTCCCATGTAAGTGCTGGCTGGCTAAAGACAGGGGGGACGGTCTCACCACCAGGCTGTTCAACGTGCTGGACTCCAGCACCATCAACATCATTCGCaag GTGGTTTATGTAACAACGCTGGTCACAGGGGACACTCAGTATGCGGGTACTGATACCAACATCTTCCTCACTGTGTTCGGAGCCAACGGGAGCACAGAGGAGATGCTGCTGCCTAAAGCCGGGGATAG GTTCGAAAGAGGCCAAGAAGACACGTTCAACGTTGAGATCGACGACATTGCACCTCTGAAGAAGATCCGGCTTCGAGTGGACGGCACTGGAAGTCGTCCGGACTGGTTTCTCGACAAt GTCCAGATGCGGAACCCCATCACGGAGGACCTGTACACGTTCACCTACGAGAACTGGCTGTCCAAGACCAATGGGCCCAAGAGAACCCAGGTGTGCGAGCTGGCGGCCGtggtggacgaggaggagatggtggagagaACGACCTACACCATCACAGTGGCGACCAGCGACGTCGGAG GTGCCGGCACGGATGCCAACGTGTTCCTGATCGTCTTCGGCGAGTATGGAGACACAGGCCTGCTGGCCCTGAAGGAGAGCGGAGCCAGGAACAAGTTTGAACGCAAAATGAAAGACGTGTTCCGCTTCCCTGACATGCTCAGTCTCGGGGAGCTGTCCAAGATCCGCGTTTGGCATGACAACAaag GTCCCGGTTCCGGCTGGCATCTAGAATACGTTGACGTGAAGGACGATACCATGGAGGAGACCTTCCGCTTCCCCTGCGACCGCTGGCTGGCCAAAGGCAGGGACGACGGGCAGATCATGAGGGAGCTGGCCTGTGCCAACAACGACATGGTGGACCTCAACGAGAAAACCA AATatgaaattgccacgacaactGCAAACACGGATCACGCCGACACCACGGAGAATGCCTTTATTGTGTTGGAAGGGAAAAAAGCGCGTTCCAAAGAGTTTGTCATGGAGAACAAAAAGAAGAAGTTCTTGTG CGGTGCCACCGACACGTTTGAGTTTTCCTCCAAGCACTTGGGGGAGATCGCTGGCATTTCGATCGGCCATATCACCAAGGAGGGCAAGAAGGTGAAGGGCGAAGCCTTCTGGCACgtcatggaggtggtggtgaccgAGAAGGAGCTGGGCAACAA GTACTTCTTCCACTGCGATGCCCGGATTCCCCTAGCAGCTAAGAAGGACCAGTTCCAGACGTTTGAGTCCTACAAGTCCATAGAGAGCTTTGCCAGCAAGGTGCGCAACCTGGTGCCCGTCAGGTACGAGATCATCGTCATGACCGGAGACGTGAAGGAGGCCGGCACCGATGCCAACGTCTTCATCACCATATACGGCGTCAACGGCGACTCGGGCCAGCGGCAACTCCGGCAGAAGTTCAGGAACCTCTTTGAGCGCGGCCACACGGACCGCTTTGTCCTGGAGATGCTAGACATGGGCGAGCTGCTCCGGGTCACCGTGGAGCACAACAACTCTGGGTCCGCGGCCGGATGGTTCCTGGAGTGTGTCGAGGTGACCAACACCGCCAACTCAGTGACCACCATCTTCCAGTGTGGGAAGTGGCTGGACGTGACGAAGGCGGATGGGCAGATCCAGAGAGTGCTCTATCCCAAGTACTAG
- the loxhd1b gene encoding lipoxygenase homology domain-containing protein 1 isoform X1: MDDGLIVPYEIKIFTSDVFCAGTDADVFIVLYGGKGVCTQQKHLCVNKRERRLYFERAAEDMFIVELEDIGDVIEKIRIGHDNQGTNPGWHLDRAEIRRQLRKGKGSETTIFPCECWLAKSEEDGETIRELVPSDIITEKLLRDGTLKSTEIEVEDALETHEYKVSVRTGDMYGAGTDANVFLTIYGDLGDTGERKLSKSEGNSNKFERGEVDRFTIEAVDLGQVFKIRIRHDNSNMGADWNLDQVEVTDTETEEVYMFLCERWLSMKKEDKRIDRTFFVKGYEGDRNTDPNSQKTAAAKPGLDRNANKKKKKKKQAVVEEGPIIPYHFTLSTGMDRDAGTTARAYVIILGPGEVETDRLWLDLPKEKTCFAPGTMENFVCYGADVGDLKRVELGHNGATPESCWLVDELAVAVPTKGIKYIFPCKCWLAKDRGDGLTTRLFNVLDSSTINIIRKVVYVTTLVTGDTQYAGTDTNIFLTVFGANGSTEEMLLPKAGDRFERGQEDTFNVEIDDIAPLKKIRLRVDGTGSRPDWFLDNVQMRNPITEDLYTFTYENWLSKTNGPKRTQVCELAAVVDEEEMVERTTYTITVATSDVGGAGTDANVFLIVFGEYGDTGLLALKESGARNKFERKMKDVFRFPDMLSLGELSKIRVWHDNKGPGSGWHLEYVDVKDDTMEETFRFPCDRWLAKGRDDGQIMRELACANNDMVDLNEKTKYEIATTTANTDHADTTENAFIVLEGKKARSKEFVMENKKKKFLCGATDTFEFSSKHLGEIAGISIGHITKEGKKVKGEAFWHVMEVVVTEKELGNKYFFHCDARIPLAAKKDQFQTFESYKSIESFASKVRNLVPVRYEIIVMTGDVKEAGTDANVFITIYGVNGDSGQRQLRQKFRNLFERGHTDRFVLEMLDMGELLRVTVEHNNSGSAAGWFLECVEVTNTANSVTTIFQCGKWLDVTKADGQIQRVLYPKY; this comes from the exons atgGATGACGGATTGA TTGTGCCTTATGAGATAAAGATTTTCACCAGCGACGTGTTTTGCGCGGGGACGGACGCTGACGTGTTCATTGTCCTGTACGGTGGCAAGGGCGTCTGCACACAGCAGAAACACCTCTGTGTcaacaagagggagagacggctGTACTTTGAGAGAGCAGCAGAAGACATGTTCATTGTGGAG CTGGAGGATATTGGAGATGTAATAGAGAAGATCAGGATCGGTCATGATAACCAGGGCACCAACCCAGGATGGCACCTTGACAGAGCGGAAATCAGGCGGCAGCTCAGGAAAGGAAAG GGGTCTGAAACAACCATCTTCCCGTGTGAATGCTGGCTAGCCAAGTCTGAGGAGGACGGCGAGACAATCAGGGAGCTGGTCCCATCTGACATCATCACGGAGAAACTCCTGAGGGACGGAACGCTGAAAAGCACAGAGATCGAGGTGGAAGACGCCCTGGAGA CTCACGAATACAAGGTTTCCGTGCGTACTGGGGATATGTACGGCGCAGGAACTGATGCCAACGTCTTCCTCACCATCTACGGAGACCTGGGAGACACCGGAGAACGCAAACTCAGCAAGTCAGAAGGCAACAGCAACAAATTTGAACGAGGAGAA GTAGACAGGTTCACCATCGAGGCAGTCGACCTGGGCCAGGTGTTTAAGATCCGCATTCGCCATGACAACTCCAACATGGGGGCGGACTGGAACCTGGACCAGGTGGAGGTGACGGACACGGAGACGGAGGAGGTGTACATGTTCCTGTGTGAGCGCTGGCTGTCCATGAAGAAGGAGGACAAACGCATCGACCGCACCTTCTTTGTCAAG GGATACGAGGGGGACAGAAACACTGACCCAAACTCCCAGAAGACGGCCGCGGCAAAACCGGGGCTGGACAGAAATGCcaacaagaagaaaaagaagaagaagcaggcgGTTGTGGAGGAGGGACCAA TCATTCCATATCACTTCACCCTGTCCACGGGGATGGACCGTGATGCCGGCACCACGGCCCGAGCCTACGTCATCATTCTGGGACCGGGTGAGGTGGAGACGGACCGGCTGTGGCTGGACCTGCCCAAGGAGAAGACATGCTTTGCGCCTGGCACCATGGAGAACTTTGTATGCTATGGGGCTGACGTCGGCGACCTGAAGAGGGTTGAG CTGGGACACAACGGGGCCACTCCAGAGAGCTGCTGGCTGGTGGACGAGTTGGCGGTAGCCGTGCCAACCAAAGGTATCAAGTACATCTTCCCATGTAAGTGCTGGCTGGCTAAAGACAGGGGGGACGGTCTCACCACCAGGCTGTTCAACGTGCTGGACTCCAGCACCATCAACATCATTCGCaag GTGGTTTATGTAACAACGCTGGTCACAGGGGACACTCAGTATGCGGGTACTGATACCAACATCTTCCTCACTGTGTTCGGAGCCAACGGGAGCACAGAGGAGATGCTGCTGCCTAAAGCCGGGGATAG GTTCGAAAGAGGCCAAGAAGACACGTTCAACGTTGAGATCGACGACATTGCACCTCTGAAGAAGATCCGGCTTCGAGTGGACGGCACTGGAAGTCGTCCGGACTGGTTTCTCGACAAt GTCCAGATGCGGAACCCCATCACGGAGGACCTGTACACGTTCACCTACGAGAACTGGCTGTCCAAGACCAATGGGCCCAAGAGAACCCAGGTGTGCGAGCTGGCGGCCGtggtggacgaggaggagatggtggagagaACGACCTACACCATCACAGTGGCGACCAGCGACGTCGGAG GTGCCGGCACGGATGCCAACGTGTTCCTGATCGTCTTCGGCGAGTATGGAGACACAGGCCTGCTGGCCCTGAAGGAGAGCGGAGCCAGGAACAAGTTTGAACGCAAAATGAAAGACGTGTTCCGCTTCCCTGACATGCTCAGTCTCGGGGAGCTGTCCAAGATCCGCGTTTGGCATGACAACAaag GTCCCGGTTCCGGCTGGCATCTAGAATACGTTGACGTGAAGGACGATACCATGGAGGAGACCTTCCGCTTCCCCTGCGACCGCTGGCTGGCCAAAGGCAGGGACGACGGGCAGATCATGAGGGAGCTGGCCTGTGCCAACAACGACATGGTGGACCTCAACGAGAAAACCA AATatgaaattgccacgacaactGCAAACACGGATCACGCCGACACCACGGAGAATGCCTTTATTGTGTTGGAAGGGAAAAAAGCGCGTTCCAAAGAGTTTGTCATGGAGAACAAAAAGAAGAAGTTCTTGTG CGGTGCCACCGACACGTTTGAGTTTTCCTCCAAGCACTTGGGGGAGATCGCTGGCATTTCGATCGGCCATATCACCAAGGAGGGCAAGAAGGTGAAGGGCGAAGCCTTCTGGCACgtcatggaggtggtggtgaccgAGAAGGAGCTGGGCAACAA GTACTTCTTCCACTGCGATGCCCGGATTCCCCTAGCAGCTAAGAAGGACCAGTTCCAGACGTTTGAGTCCTACAAGTCCATAGAGAGCTTTGCCAGCAAGGTGCGCAACCTGGTGCCCGTCAGGTACGAGATCATCGTCATGACCGGAGACGTGAAGGAGGCCGGCACCGATGCCAACGTCTTCATCACCATATACGGCGTCAACGGCGACTCGGGCCAGCGGCAACTCCGGCAGAAGTTCAGGAACCTCTTTGAGCGCGGCCACACGGACCGCTTTGTCCTGGAGATGCTAGACATGGGCGAGCTGCTCCGGGTCACCGTGGAGCACAACAACTCTGGGTCCGCGGCCGGATGGTTCCTGGAGTGTGTCGAGGTGACCAACACCGCCAACTCAGTGACCACCATCTTCCAGTGTGGGAAGTGGCTGGACGTGACGAAGGCGGATGGGCAGATCCAGAGAGTGCTCTATCCCAAGTACTAG